The following are encoded together in the Puniceicoccaceae bacterium genome:
- a CDS encoding PIN domain-containing protein — protein MQTTWLMPVPVWVIDTKVLISPALTAGGTCDKILPAAMDGKIRLVWNSPMLAEYRAVQARLKFKFSPSTVASLLAIFDPGEQVDFTALSLCQILTIWHS, from the coding sequence ATGCAAACAACCTGGCTGATGCCTGTCCCAGTCTGGGTCATCGATACAAAAGTCCTGATCTCCCCAGCACTGACTGCTGGGGGCACCTGCGACAAGATTCTGCCGGCGGCGATGGATGGGAAAATTCGCTTGGTGTGGAATTCGCCCATGCTCGCAGAATACCGGGCAGTTCAAGCGCGCCTAAAGTTCAAGTTTTCGCCTTCAACCGTTGCCAGCTTATTGGCAATCTTCGATCCCGGAGAACAAGTAGATTTTACGGCGCTGTCGCTTTGCCAGAT